The Cellulosilyticum sp. I15G10I2 genome has a segment encoding these proteins:
- a CDS encoding type II secretion system protein gives MKMNRPSRSRAFLVEFIIVILFFAIASAIIVRVFAVAHSLREKANDLTVATAKVQSVAEYAKVSESQEGYIRDLKKLGAVKEDKDKERYVFYYNKDWQQQPANLEHTYSIVVVCDTKALGAGELLQVLINASKVNRHQMNKENHKSLSEIYDLQAAKYYPKSNH, from the coding sequence ATGAAGATGAATAGACCCTCACGCTCCCGTGCATTTTTAGTAGAATTTATAATCGTTATACTTTTTTTTGCGATAGCTTCAGCCATTATAGTACGTGTCTTTGCAGTAGCTCATAGCTTGCGGGAAAAGGCCAACGACCTGACTGTTGCGACTGCAAAAGTACAAAGTGTTGCTGAATATGCAAAAGTCAGTGAATCTCAGGAAGGTTATATCCGAGACTTAAAAAAACTAGGGGCGGTAAAAGAAGACAAGGATAAAGAACGGTATGTATTTTATTATAATAAAGACTGGCAACAACAGCCGGCAAACTTAGAACATACTTATAGCATCGTTGTAGTATGCGATACTAAGGCATTAGGAGCAGGCGAATTGCTGCAAGTACTTATTAATGCAAGTAAAGTAAATAGGCATCAGATGAATAAAGAAAATCATAAGTCACTAAGTGAAATCTATGATCTGCAGGCGGCTAAATATTATCCTAAATCAAATCATTAA